A window from Pseudomonas moraviensis encodes these proteins:
- the metK gene encoding methionine adenosyltransferase, whose product MSEYSLFTSESVSEGHPDKIADQISDAVLDAIIAQDKHARVAVETLVKTGVAIVAGEVTTSAWVDLEQIVRDVICDIGYTSSEVGFDGATCGVMNIIGKQSPDINQGVDRAKPEDQGAGDQGLMFGYASNETDVLMPAPITFSHQLVQRQAEARKSGLLPWLRPDAKSQVTCRYEGGKVVGIDAVVLSTQHNPEVSYKDLREGVMELIVKHVLPAELLSKDTQFHINPTGQFIIGGPVGDCGLTGRKIIVDSYGGMARHGGGAFSGKDPSKVDRSAAYAGRYVAKNIVAAGLAERCEIQVSYAIGVAQPTSISLNTFGTGKISDDKIIKLVREVFDLRPYAITTMLDLLHPMYQETAAYGHFGRAPQSKTVGEDSFTTFTWEKTDRADALRSAAGL is encoded by the coding sequence ATGAGCGAATACTCCCTCTTCACCTCCGAGTCCGTGTCTGAAGGACATCCGGACAAAATCGCCGACCAGATTTCCGATGCGGTGCTGGACGCCATTATTGCCCAGGACAAACACGCTCGCGTGGCCGTGGAAACCCTGGTCAAGACCGGCGTGGCCATCGTTGCCGGTGAAGTGACCACCAGCGCCTGGGTCGACCTGGAGCAGATCGTTCGTGACGTGATTTGCGACATCGGCTACACCAGCTCCGAAGTCGGCTTCGACGGCGCGACCTGCGGCGTGATGAACATCATCGGCAAGCAGTCCCCCGACATCAACCAGGGTGTTGACCGTGCCAAGCCTGAAGATCAGGGCGCCGGCGACCAGGGCCTGATGTTCGGCTACGCCAGTAACGAAACCGACGTTTTGATGCCAGCGCCGATCACTTTCTCGCACCAGTTGGTGCAGCGTCAGGCCGAAGCACGCAAGTCGGGCCTGCTGCCCTGGCTGCGTCCGGACGCCAAGTCGCAAGTGACCTGCCGTTACGAAGGCGGCAAGGTTGTCGGCATCGACGCCGTTGTCCTGTCGACCCAGCACAACCCGGAAGTGTCGTACAAAGACCTGCGCGAAGGCGTGATGGAGCTGATCGTCAAGCACGTGCTGCCTGCCGAACTGCTGAGCAAGGACACCCAGTTCCACATCAACCCGACCGGCCAGTTCATCATTGGCGGCCCGGTAGGTGACTGCGGTCTGACCGGTCGCAAGATCATCGTCGACAGCTACGGCGGCATGGCCCGTCACGGCGGCGGCGCGTTCTCCGGCAAGGATCCATCGAAGGTTGACCGTTCGGCTGCCTACGCTGGCCGTTACGTTGCCAAGAACATCGTTGCGGCCGGCCTGGCCGAGCGTTGCGAGATCCAGGTGTCCTACGCGATCGGTGTGGCCCAGCCTACGTCGATATCGCTGAACACCTTCGGCACCGGCAAGATCAGCGATGACAAGATCATCAAACTGGTGCGTGAAGTGTTCGACCTGCGTCCATACGCGATCACCACCATGCTCGACCTGCTGCACCCGATGTACCAGGAAACCGCAGCCTACGGCCACTTCGGTCGTGCTCCGCAGAGCAAGACCGTTGGCGAAGACAGCTTCACCACGTTCACCTGGGAAAAAACCGACCGCGCCGACGCCCTGCGTTCTGCCGCTGGCCTGTAA
- a CDS encoding MAPEG family protein, whose amino-acid sequence MTVALWCVLIAIFLPYLCTVVAKATGGFRLKDNYDPRDFLDSVDGVARRAHAAQLNSFEVTPAFAAAVIVAHLVGTAELVTVNVLAVLFITSRLLYIICYLADWAALRSVVWFIGMALIASFFFVSI is encoded by the coding sequence ATGACGGTGGCTCTTTGGTGTGTGTTGATCGCGATTTTTCTGCCGTACCTGTGCACGGTCGTGGCGAAGGCAACCGGCGGTTTCCGCTTGAAGGACAATTACGATCCACGGGATTTTCTCGACAGTGTCGACGGCGTCGCCCGTCGCGCCCATGCCGCGCAGTTGAACAGCTTTGAAGTGACGCCAGCCTTTGCCGCCGCGGTGATCGTTGCCCATCTGGTCGGCACTGCGGAGCTGGTGACGGTCAATGTGCTGGCCGTGTTGTTTATCACCAGTCGCCTGCTGTACATCATTTGCTATCTGGCCGACTGGGCCGCACTGCGTTCGGTGGTGTGGTTTATCGGGATGGCGTTGATTGCTTCGTTCTTCTTTGTGTCCATCTGA
- the ligB gene encoding NAD-dependent DNA ligase LigB has product MLFTLRLLLAFLLALITLVSQANCPDWPLPQAQREITTLQNRIDQWDDAYHREGRSLITDELYDQSLLRLNEWQACFNQPASPQPLRTAAGTVTHPITHTGLDKLHKAADVANWLRDRQNVWVQPKVDGVAVTLIYRQGILQQAISRGDGVSGQDWTISARRIAAIPQRLNQPRDLLVQGELYWRLQAHVQARSGSVNARATVAGLMGRKSLDAEQAAGIGLFVWDWPQGPVRLPERLSGLQALGFATTEPYTQPITRFEDAQQWREHWYRSPLPFASDGVVLRQSQRPPAERWRAKAPYWAVAWKYPFAQALAEVRKVNFKIGRTGRITPVLELLPVRLDDREIKRVSVSSLKRWQTLDIRPGDQVALSLAGLTIPRLDSVVLRTSERPDIDIPNASDYHALSCWQPTPSCESQFLARLTWLSGKQGLAMQHVGRGTWEKLLETGRLKHLLDWLTLDASELANIAGLGERSSARLIESFRGARHQPFAHWLKALGMPPAGQAQLADSWQALAQRDTEQWQAEAGIGPGRAAQLSAFFRDPQVLALSDTLKAAGIDGF; this is encoded by the coding sequence ATGCTTTTCACACTGCGCCTGTTGCTGGCATTCCTGCTGGCACTCATCACCCTCGTCAGCCAAGCCAACTGCCCCGACTGGCCCTTACCCCAAGCCCAACGCGAAATCACTACCCTGCAAAACCGGATCGACCAATGGGACGACGCCTATCACCGCGAAGGCCGTTCATTGATCACCGACGAACTCTATGACCAGTCCCTGCTGCGGCTGAATGAATGGCAAGCCTGCTTCAACCAACCCGCATCACCGCAGCCGTTGCGCACAGCGGCCGGCACGGTCACTCATCCCATCACCCACACCGGCCTGGACAAGCTGCACAAAGCTGCAGACGTCGCCAACTGGCTGCGCGATCGCCAGAACGTCTGGGTGCAGCCCAAGGTCGATGGAGTGGCCGTCACGCTGATCTACCGTCAGGGGATATTGCAGCAGGCCATCAGCCGAGGTGACGGTGTCAGCGGTCAGGACTGGACAATTTCCGCGCGTAGAATCGCTGCCATTCCGCAACGCCTGAACCAGCCACGGGATCTGCTGGTGCAGGGCGAACTCTACTGGCGGCTGCAGGCGCACGTGCAAGCGCGATCCGGCAGCGTCAACGCCCGCGCCACCGTGGCCGGCCTTATGGGACGCAAATCCCTCGATGCCGAACAGGCCGCCGGGATCGGGCTGTTCGTTTGGGACTGGCCGCAAGGCCCTGTGCGGCTGCCAGAGAGATTGTCCGGACTTCAGGCATTGGGGTTCGCCACAACCGAGCCATACACACAGCCGATCACCCGATTCGAAGACGCGCAACAATGGCGCGAGCACTGGTATCGCTCGCCGCTGCCCTTTGCCAGCGATGGCGTAGTGCTGCGCCAGAGTCAACGGCCACCCGCCGAACGCTGGCGGGCCAAGGCACCTTACTGGGCGGTGGCCTGGAAATACCCATTCGCCCAGGCATTGGCGGAAGTGCGCAAGGTGAATTTCAAGATCGGCCGCACCGGGCGCATCACCCCAGTGCTGGAACTGCTGCCGGTGAGACTCGATGACCGCGAGATCAAACGGGTCAGCGTCAGCTCGCTCAAGCGCTGGCAAACCCTCGACATTCGCCCCGGCGACCAGGTGGCTCTCAGTCTGGCCGGGCTGACCATTCCACGCCTGGACAGTGTCGTGTTACGTACCAGCGAACGGCCAGACATCGACATCCCCAACGCCAGCGACTACCACGCCCTGAGCTGCTGGCAACCGACGCCCAGCTGTGAAAGCCAGTTTCTCGCGCGTCTGACCTGGCTGAGCGGCAAGCAGGGCCTGGCCATGCAACATGTCGGGCGTGGCACCTGGGAGAAACTTTTGGAAACAGGCCGTCTGAAACACCTGCTGGATTGGCTGACCCTCGATGCCTCAGAGCTTGCTAACATTGCCGGCCTCGGCGAGCGCAGCAGCGCACGTCTGATCGAAAGTTTTCGGGGCGCGCGGCACCAGCCGTTCGCTCATTGGTTGAAAGCCCTGGGCATGCCGCCGGCCGGACAGGCACAACTGGCTGATTCGTGGCAGGCCCTGGCACAACGCGACACTGAACAATGGCAGGCAGAAGCCGGCATCGGCCCGGGTCGCGCGGCGCAACTGAGCGCATTCTTTCGCGACCCGCAGGTACTGGCTTTGAGCGACACCTTGAAAGCCGCCGGAATCGACGGTTTCTGA
- a CDS encoding DUF1090 domain-containing protein, whose protein sequence is MKFLAPLALLTLCGVMAAPVMAEEDGPGLTGCAAKKQGIINQIEQAKSRGNMEQQAGLETALREVTEHCTDAGLKKERENKVLEAKHEVSQRQADLDKAMKKGDPEKINKRKEKLAESRKELQEALDEIDK, encoded by the coding sequence ATGAAATTTCTCGCACCGCTCGCCCTGCTTACTCTTTGCGGCGTCATGGCCGCCCCGGTCATGGCCGAAGAAGACGGCCCGGGCCTGACCGGCTGCGCTGCCAAGAAGCAGGGCATCATCAATCAGATCGAACAGGCCAAATCCCGCGGCAACATGGAGCAGCAGGCAGGTCTGGAAACCGCACTGCGCGAAGTGACCGAGCACTGCACCGACGCCGGCCTGAAGAAAGAGCGTGAGAACAAGGTGCTTGAGGCCAAGCATGAAGTCAGCCAGCGTCAGGCAGACCTCGACAAGGCCATGAAAAAAGGCGATCCGGAGAAGATCAACAAGCGCAAGGAGAAGCTCGCCGAATCGCGCAAGGAACTGCAGGAAGCGCTGGACGAGATCGACAAGTAA
- a CDS encoding c-type cytochrome — protein sequence MTLKRIAVVLLACLSLSACGGVDPNSPLGQRKAIFKQMLKTSEDLGGMLRGRIAFDGPKFAEGAVRLDELSHEPWKHFPQVREEDHTSAKDDVWQKQARFQELARALEAATGELVAASQVQPYKASNLGPAVQKVEDACSACHKEFRDH from the coding sequence ATGACTCTGAAACGAATTGCTGTTGTATTGCTGGCCTGCCTGAGCTTGTCCGCCTGTGGCGGCGTCGACCCGAATTCGCCGCTGGGCCAGCGCAAGGCCATCTTCAAACAGATGCTCAAGACCAGCGAAGACCTCGGCGGCATGTTGCGTGGGCGCATTGCGTTCGACGGGCCGAAATTTGCCGAGGGTGCGGTCCGACTCGATGAGTTGTCCCACGAGCCTTGGAAGCATTTTCCGCAGGTGCGCGAAGAAGATCACACCAGCGCCAAGGACGATGTCTGGCAGAAACAGGCACGTTTCCAGGAGCTGGCCCGCGCTCTTGAAGCGGCTACCGGCGAACTGGTAGCCGCCAGCCAGGTTCAGCCCTACAAGGCCAGCAATCTCGGACCGGCAGTGCAGAAAGTCGAGGATGCCTGCAGTGCTTGCCATAAAGAGTTTCGGGATCATTGA
- a CDS encoding murein transglycosylase A translates to MNSRFTAWRHPLLVTLPILAALAGCTGGDNAEPKTHALATYSSATWEALPAVSDSDLVAGFGSWRSACTRLKADAVWGPTCAAAANVPQSADAIRAFLKQNLDVYGLRAEHDNPNGLITGYYEPVYPGSLTPTATANVPVYGVPEDMIIVSLDSIYPELKGKRLRGRLEGRVLKPYDDAATIESKGVKAPVVAYLTDPMNLQFLQIQGSGRIQTEDGKQLRIAYADQNGHPYRPIGRWLVEQGELKKEEVTMSAISNWAKANPTRIPELLASNPSYVFFTRNPDSNEGPRGSLNVPLTAGYSAAVDRKVIPLGSLLWLSTTKPDGTPLVRPVAAQDTGGAIAGEVRADLFWGTGDAAGQLAGDMKQQGQIWMLWPKGKELPQVPQVADTPKQKS, encoded by the coding sequence ATGAACAGCCGCTTCACGGCCTGGCGTCACCCGCTTCTCGTCACCCTGCCAATCCTGGCCGCCCTCGCCGGCTGCACCGGCGGTGACAACGCCGAACCGAAAACCCACGCGCTGGCCACCTATTCCAGCGCAACCTGGGAAGCCTTGCCAGCAGTCTCCGACAGCGATCTGGTCGCCGGTTTCGGCTCGTGGCGCAGCGCCTGCACACGACTCAAAGCCGACGCAGTCTGGGGCCCGACCTGCGCTGCAGCGGCGAATGTGCCGCAAAGTGCTGATGCAATTCGCGCATTCCTCAAGCAGAACCTCGATGTCTACGGCCTGCGCGCCGAGCACGACAACCCCAACGGCCTGATCACTGGCTACTACGAACCGGTGTACCCCGGCAGCCTGACCCCAACCGCAACGGCCAACGTGCCGGTGTATGGCGTGCCAGAAGACATGATCATTGTCTCGCTCGACAGCATCTATCCGGAATTGAAAGGCAAGCGCCTGCGCGGCCGCCTCGAAGGTCGCGTGCTCAAGCCTTACGATGACGCAGCAACCATCGAATCCAAAGGCGTTAAAGCCCCGGTAGTCGCCTACCTGACGGATCCGATGAACCTGCAATTTCTGCAGATTCAGGGGTCGGGCCGGATTCAGACCGAAGACGGCAAACAGTTGCGCATTGCCTACGCCGATCAGAACGGCCACCCGTACCGGCCGATCGGTCGCTGGCTGGTCGAGCAAGGCGAGCTGAAGAAAGAAGAGGTGACCATGAGCGCGATCAGCAATTGGGCCAAGGCCAACCCGACGCGCATTCCGGAACTGCTCGCCAGCAACCCGAGCTACGTGTTCTTCACCCGCAACCCGGACAGCAACGAAGGCCCGCGCGGCTCGCTGAACGTGCCGCTGACCGCCGGCTACAGCGCGGCGGTGGATCGCAAGGTGATTCCGTTGGGCAGTCTGTTATGGCTGTCCACCACCAAACCGGATGGCACACCGTTGGTGCGCCCGGTCGCGGCGCAGGATACCGGCGGCGCGATTGCTGGTGAGGTGCGTGCGGATCTGTTCTGGGGCACTGGCGATGCGGCCGGGCAACTGGCCGGGGACATGAAGCAGCAAGGGCAGATCTGGATGCTCTGGCCCAAAGGAAAAGAGTTACCGCAAGTGCCGCAGGTGGCGGATACACCGAAGCAAAAGTCTTAG
- a CDS encoding ArsR/SmtB family transcription factor — protein MNLRVPSIRHDDCDELAALCKAGGDPLRLNVLRALANDSFGVLELAQIFGIGQSGMSHHLKVLAQADLVATRREGNAIFYRRALPHSDLLGGKLHAALLEEVDNLDLPDEVQARIEQVHGQRAAASQDFFARVAEKFRAQQDLIAGLPQYRDSVLALLDKLNFDGAATAIEVGPGDGAFLPELARRFGTVTALDNSPAMLELARQVCEREQLANVSLQLADALNGTSLMADCVVLNMVLHHFAAPADALRHMADLLQPGGSLLVTELCSHNQSWAREACGDLWLGFEQDDLARWATAAGLVPGESLYVGLRNGFQIQVRHFQRPAGDTHHR, from the coding sequence ATGAACCTACGCGTGCCTTCCATTCGCCATGACGATTGCGACGAGCTGGCGGCCCTGTGCAAGGCCGGCGGTGATCCGCTGCGGCTGAATGTCTTGCGCGCGCTGGCCAACGATTCGTTCGGCGTGCTGGAGCTGGCGCAGATTTTCGGCATCGGCCAGTCGGGCATGAGCCATCACCTCAAGGTGCTGGCACAAGCCGATCTGGTGGCGACACGCCGTGAAGGAAATGCGATTTTCTATCGTCGCGCCCTGCCCCACAGCGATTTGCTCGGCGGCAAGCTGCACGCGGCGCTGTTAGAAGAAGTCGACAATCTGGATCTGCCTGACGAGGTGCAAGCGCGCATCGAACAGGTTCACGGCCAGCGTGCCGCTGCCAGTCAGGACTTCTTCGCCCGGGTGGCGGAAAAATTCCGTGCCCAGCAAGACTTGATCGCAGGCCTGCCGCAGTACCGTGACAGCGTGCTGGCCCTGCTCGACAAACTGAACTTCGATGGCGCAGCCACGGCCATTGAAGTCGGCCCCGGCGATGGTGCTTTTCTGCCGGAACTGGCCCGTCGCTTCGGCACCGTAACCGCGCTGGACAACAGCCCGGCGATGCTCGAACTGGCGCGTCAGGTGTGCGAACGTGAACAGCTGGCTAACGTCAGCCTGCAATTGGCCGATGCATTGAACGGCACGAGCCTTATGGCCGATTGCGTGGTGTTGAACATGGTCCTGCACCATTTCGCCGCCCCGGCCGATGCGCTCAGGCACATGGCTGACCTGCTGCAACCGGGCGGTAGCCTGCTCGTGACAGAGTTATGTAGCCACAACCAGAGTTGGGCCAGGGAGGCCTGCGGTGATCTCTGGTTGGGGTTTGAACAGGACGATCTGGCCCGTTGGGCCACCGCTGCGGGACTCGTTCCCGGGGAAAGCCTCTATGTAGGCTTACGTAATGGTTTCCAGATCCAGGTCCGCCACTTTCAGCGACCGGCTGGCGACACTCACCATCGGTAA
- a CDS encoding MFS transporter, which yields MPLALLALAVAAFGIGTTEFVIMGLLPDVARDLAVSIPHAGLLITGYALGVVFGAPILAIGTANMPRKATLLGMTLMFILGNVLCALAPNYATLMAARVVTALCHGAFFGIGSVVAAGLVAPNKRAQAIAMMFTGLTLANVLGVPLGTALGQYAGWRSTFWAVSVIGIVAALAQCLWLPKHIAMDKANLASEFKVLSKANVLLALGMSVLASTSLFSVFTYIAPILQDITGVSPHGVTVMLLLFGVGLTAGSMLGGRLADSRLLPSLVGVALAVVVILAAFSQTSRSVIPAAITLVLWGIFAFALCPILQLLIIDQAHEAPNLGSTLNQSAFNLGNAAGAWIGGLVVASGADLADLPWTGALVGVLTVLTALLFIYLQRRRASAVNVSG from the coding sequence ATGCCCCTCGCTTTGCTTGCACTCGCCGTTGCCGCATTCGGCATCGGCACCACCGAATTCGTCATCATGGGCCTGCTGCCCGATGTCGCCCGCGACCTTGCGGTGAGCATTCCTCACGCCGGCCTGCTGATCACCGGTTACGCCCTGGGCGTGGTGTTCGGCGCGCCGATTCTGGCGATCGGCACCGCCAACATGCCGCGCAAAGCGACCCTGCTGGGCATGACGCTGATGTTCATTCTCGGCAACGTGCTCTGCGCGCTCGCGCCGAACTACGCAACACTGATGGCGGCACGCGTGGTCACGGCGCTGTGTCATGGCGCGTTTTTCGGCATTGGCTCGGTGGTCGCCGCCGGACTGGTTGCGCCGAACAAACGCGCACAGGCCATTGCGATGATGTTCACCGGCCTGACCCTGGCCAACGTCCTCGGCGTGCCCTTGGGCACAGCGCTGGGCCAATACGCTGGCTGGCGCTCGACCTTCTGGGCGGTGTCGGTGATCGGCATTGTCGCCGCGCTGGCGCAATGCTTGTGGTTGCCCAAACACATCGCGATGGACAAGGCCAACCTCGCCAGCGAATTCAAAGTACTGAGCAAGGCCAACGTGCTGCTGGCGCTGGGCATGAGCGTGCTAGCGTCGACCAGCCTGTTCAGCGTATTCACCTATATCGCACCGATTCTGCAAGACATCACCGGCGTCAGCCCCCACGGTGTGACGGTGATGCTGCTGTTGTTTGGCGTCGGTCTGACAGCGGGCAGCATGCTCGGCGGGCGTCTGGCCGACAGCCGTCTGTTGCCGTCACTGGTCGGCGTGGCACTGGCGGTCGTGGTGATTCTCGCGGCGTTCAGCCAGACCAGCCGTTCGGTTATTCCGGCGGCAATCACGCTGGTGCTGTGGGGAATTTTCGCCTTCGCACTGTGCCCGATTCTGCAGCTGTTGATCATCGATCAGGCGCATGAAGCGCCGAATCTCGGTTCGACGCTGAACCAGAGCGCGTTCAACCTCGGCAACGCAGCAGGCGCCTGGATCGGCGGACTGGTAGTCGCCAGCGGCGCGGATCTGGCGGACTTGCCGTGGACCGGGGCGCTGGTCGGCGTGCTGACGGTGCTGACCGCGCTGCTGTTCATTTACCTGCAACGTCGGCGGGCCAGTGCGGTCAATGTGTCTGGCTGA